The following are encoded in a window of Meiothermus sp. CFH 77666 genomic DNA:
- a CDS encoding CopD family protein, whose protein sequence is MPVCKEPVASNLTSLYPTAMPHEHDNTQSVLRAALYLGVFLLLGAGVFARYVGPEAARAQRWRLWYLLSGGFLLAMGATLYGVYHVTWMLGDTTLMGSYLLETRQGNLLLVRLGLLVGLLGLSMGWFRLDRWLYPSLALGLLLTLTFTSHAGAAGGLQPWADLLHLGLGVVWAGALLALAVVWPGTRLEAVLRATRRLSALGLVSVVGMALLGVYLAWARLGELSQLWSTAYGQRLLLKLGLVALVVGVAAVNRLWLLPRLQAKRVRGLSPVGLEAALIAGVLAVSGLLATTEPPPAPGLAAPRMVNISESVGNQRYVGQLFSQGGLIHLYLDLRDAEGNLLEGGPALKVRAQRGAELLEEVAGPFYRSQYHLALIAEAQGVWEVQVELPEKTLEFTLDVRP, encoded by the coding sequence ATGCCTGTATGTAAAGAGCCGGTAGCCTCTAATCTGACCAGCCTGTACCCTACGGCTATGCCCCACGAACACGACAACACCCAATCTGTTTTGCGGGCCGCCCTTTACCTGGGGGTTTTCCTGCTTCTAGGCGCCGGGGTATTTGCCCGCTATGTAGGGCCCGAGGCCGCCAGAGCCCAGCGCTGGCGGCTGTGGTACCTGCTGTCGGGGGGGTTCCTGTTGGCGATGGGGGCCACGCTCTACGGGGTGTACCACGTGACCTGGATGCTGGGCGACACCACGCTGATGGGTAGCTACCTGCTCGAGACCCGGCAGGGAAACCTCCTGCTGGTTCGGCTGGGGTTGCTGGTAGGGCTGCTGGGGCTTTCGATGGGCTGGTTCCGGCTGGATCGGTGGCTCTATCCGTCGCTGGCCCTGGGCCTGCTGCTCACCCTGACCTTCACCTCCCATGCCGGAGCCGCCGGGGGTCTGCAACCCTGGGCCGATCTGCTGCACCTGGGTTTGGGGGTGGTCTGGGCGGGGGCGCTGCTGGCCCTGGCGGTGGTCTGGCCCGGTACGCGGCTCGAGGCGGTGTTGCGGGCTACCCGCCGGCTTTCGGCCCTGGGCCTGGTCTCGGTGGTGGGGATGGCCCTTCTTGGGGTGTATCTTGCCTGGGCGCGGTTGGGCGAGCTTTCCCAATTGTGGAGCACCGCTTACGGCCAGCGTCTGCTGCTCAAGCTGGGGTTGGTCGCCCTGGTGGTGGGGGTGGCAGCGGTGAACCGCCTCTGGCTTTTGCCCCGTTTACAGGCCAAGCGGGTCAGGGGGTTGTCCCCGGTGGGCCTCGAGGCCGCCCTGATAGCGGGGGTGCTGGCGGTTAGCGGCCTGCTTGCCACTACCGAACCGCCCCCAGCCCCCGGTCTGGCCGCGCCCCGCATGGTGAACATTTCCGAATCGGTGGGCAACCAGCGCTATGTGGGCCAGTTGTTCAGCCAGGGGGGTCTTATCCACCTGTACCTCGATTTGCGCGATGCCGAGGGGAATCTGCTCGAGGGGGGCCCTGCCCTGAAAGTCCGGGCCCAGCGAGGTGCCGAGCTGCTCGAGGAGGTCGCGGGGCCCTTCTACCGCTCGCAGTACCACCTGGCCCTGATCGCCGAAGCCCAGGGGGTGTGGGAGGTGCAGGTGGAGCTGCCGGAAAAGACCCTCGAGTTCACCCTGGACGTGCGGCCGTGA
- a CDS encoding MbnP family protein gives MKGWLTLLPLFLAGALAAPVELKINLRIGDQPLRFGQTYQTPQGQRYQIEMLKFYLSEVALVRPDGREVRIDGLVLADFRRDGPTQGVSVMKMDVPAGQYRGIRFNVGVPRELNHLDAGTQQMPLGVNSGMYWAWNPGYIFYRLEGLALLPEGNQKWVIHMGTDAFRIPVRLQDLQTRRVQINIPPAGGAITLNLDVARAFQPGPGGAYVDWRQQSLRQLHGLSPETSLLMSVVYYHMQSAFSLAQ, from the coding sequence ATGAAAGGCTGGCTTACCCTACTACCGTTGTTCCTGGCCGGGGCCCTGGCGGCGCCGGTGGAACTCAAAATCAACCTGCGAATCGGCGACCAGCCGCTTCGCTTCGGCCAGACCTACCAGACCCCCCAGGGCCAGCGCTACCAGATCGAGATGCTCAAGTTCTACCTCTCGGAGGTGGCTCTGGTGCGGCCCGATGGCCGCGAGGTTCGCATAGATGGCCTGGTGCTGGCCGACTTCAGGCGCGATGGCCCCACCCAGGGCGTCAGCGTGATGAAAATGGACGTGCCTGCCGGGCAGTACCGGGGTATCCGCTTCAATGTGGGGGTGCCGCGAGAACTCAACCACCTCGATGCCGGCACCCAGCAGATGCCTTTGGGGGTGAACTCCGGCATGTACTGGGCCTGGAACCCCGGTTATATTTTCTATCGCCTCGAGGGCCTCGCTTTGCTGCCGGAGGGCAACCAGAAGTGGGTCATCCACATGGGCACCGATGCCTTCCGTATACCGGTGCGTCTGCAAGACCTCCAGACCCGCCGGGTGCAGATCAATATACCGCCCGCTGGTGGCGCCATCACCCTGAACCTGGATGTGGCCAGAGCCTTCCAGCCGGGGCCGGGAGGGGCTTATGTGGACTGGCGTCAGCAGTCGCTAAGGCAGTTGCACGGCCTGAGCCCTGAGACTAGCCTCCTGATGTCGGTGGTGTACTACCACATGCAGTCGGCTTTCTCACTGGCACAATAG
- a CDS encoding cytochrome c peroxidase yields the protein MRRGLLGWVGLLLLGAGLLAFYLWPRPKPAVQAEPPPAAHQASPRILFAERTVPVPDDNPQTPAKVELGRRLFYDPRLSKDGQVACASCHKPEFAFSDGGKPVSAGIFGRKGSRNAPSLTNVGFRRHLFWEGRSPRLELQAVGPLTAHDEMGMEPEELAQRLGAIPEYARAFQEVFGDAPTLKTVTYAIAAFERTLLSYNSPFDRYQAGDDKAMSQAALRGLELFFSEKGDCFHCHVGPDFTDDEPRNTALYTVYKDIGLARATGKDEDVGKFKTPTLRNVALTAPYMHDGSIKTLRDVVQHYNQGGQPNLNADALIRPLGLTDAEVDDLVAFLQSLTDQSFTSNPALLPPR from the coding sequence ATGCGGCGTGGGCTACTGGGCTGGGTGGGCCTGCTCCTCCTGGGTGCAGGGCTCCTGGCCTTTTATCTCTGGCCACGCCCAAAGCCAGCAGTCCAGGCCGAACCCCCACCTGCCGCCCACCAGGCCAGCCCCCGCATTCTTTTTGCCGAGCGAACCGTGCCGGTGCCCGACGACAACCCCCAGACCCCCGCCAAGGTCGAACTGGGGCGGCGGCTCTTCTACGACCCCCGGCTTTCCAAGGACGGCCAGGTAGCCTGCGCAAGCTGCCACAAGCCCGAGTTTGCCTTTAGCGACGGGGGTAAGCCCGTCAGCGCGGGCATCTTTGGCCGCAAGGGCAGCCGCAACGCCCCTTCCCTGACCAACGTGGGCTTTCGCCGTCACCTGTTCTGGGAGGGTCGTTCGCCCCGGCTCGAGCTCCAGGCGGTAGGCCCCCTCACCGCCCACGACGAGATGGGCATGGAGCCCGAGGAACTTGCCCAAAGGCTAGGGGCCATTCCCGAGTATGCCAGAGCCTTCCAGGAGGTCTTTGGCGACGCGCCCACCCTCAAAACGGTGACCTACGCTATTGCTGCTTTCGAGCGCACCCTGCTCTCCTACAACAGCCCCTTCGACCGCTACCAGGCCGGCGACGACAAGGCCATGTCCCAAGCCGCCCTGCGCGGCTTGGAGCTTTTCTTCAGCGAGAAGGGTGACTGTTTCCACTGTCATGTGGGCCCCGACTTCACCGACGACGAGCCCCGCAACACCGCGCTCTACACCGTGTACAAGGACATCGGGCTGGCCCGCGCAACCGGCAAGGACGAAGACGTGGGCAAGTTCAAAACCCCCACCCTGCGCAACGTGGCCCTCACCGCCCCCTACATGCACGATGGCTCCATCAAAACCCTGCGCGACGTGGTGCAGCACTATAACCAGGGCGGTCAGCCCAACCTCAACGCCGACGCCCTCATCAGACCCCTGGGCCTGACCGATGCCGAAGTGGACGACCTGGTGGCTTTTTTGCAGTCGCTCACCGACCAAAGCTTCACCAGCAACCCAGCGCTTTTACCGCCCCGATAG
- a CDS encoding pitrilysin family protein — MRLKVLWLVLLLLLPGALAQQLREQIRKYTLDNGLRVLMVPDKTAPVIHFNLMFDVGGVDEAPGLGGIAHMVEHMAFKGTPSIGSLDWAREKAALEAIDKARADLDRALASRASQEEVQRLTAAFNQAREEAKKLALPNAIDQLFTNNGEQGLNASTGYDRTDYRVSLPSNRLELYLRVYADVMMNAVFRSFYEEADVVLEERRQRSENDPNGALSEVFLRTAFQVHPYGRPLIGSREEIQGYRVDKAMEFWKTHYHPNRAVLVMVGDVEPERDIQLVRRYMGVIPRGPARPSLNIPAEPPQTDERRVTLEYNAQPSLLIGFHKPTYPNREAYVMDMIDSILTEGRTSRLFRRLVIQEQAALNVSASSASPGFRYPNMFTISAQPRAPRTTADLERLIYEELERLKNEPVTPQELQKVRNQTRAAYLRVLQGGPGLAQTLAFYELFFGGYQRIFEEEAIYNAITAEEIQQAARKYFTPQNRTVATLVTRGGSR; from the coding sequence GTGAGACTGAAGGTTTTGTGGTTGGTTCTTTTACTCCTGTTGCCAGGAGCGCTGGCCCAGCAGCTCCGCGAGCAAATACGAAAGTACACCCTCGACAACGGTTTACGTGTGCTGATGGTGCCGGACAAGACGGCCCCGGTCATTCACTTCAATCTGATGTTCGATGTGGGCGGGGTGGACGAGGCACCGGGGCTGGGGGGCATTGCCCACATGGTGGAGCACATGGCCTTCAAGGGCACACCCAGCATCGGTAGCCTGGACTGGGCCAGGGAAAAAGCCGCCCTCGAGGCCATTGACAAAGCCCGGGCCGACCTCGACCGGGCCCTTGCCAGCCGCGCTTCGCAGGAGGAGGTGCAGCGCCTCACGGCTGCTTTCAACCAGGCCCGCGAAGAGGCCAAAAAACTGGCCCTGCCCAACGCCATTGACCAGCTTTTTACCAACAACGGCGAACAGGGGCTCAATGCCTCTACCGGCTACGACCGTACCGACTACCGGGTTTCGCTGCCCTCTAACCGGCTCGAGCTGTACCTGCGGGTTTATGCCGACGTGATGATGAACGCGGTGTTTCGCAGCTTTTACGAAGAAGCCGATGTGGTGCTGGAGGAACGCCGCCAGCGCAGCGAGAACGACCCCAACGGGGCACTGAGCGAGGTTTTTTTGCGGACGGCCTTCCAGGTGCACCCCTATGGCCGTCCCCTGATCGGCAGCCGCGAAGAGATCCAGGGCTACCGGGTAGACAAGGCCATGGAGTTCTGGAAGACCCACTACCACCCCAACCGGGCGGTATTGGTCATGGTGGGGGATGTGGAGCCTGAACGCGATATCCAGCTGGTGCGCCGCTATATGGGCGTGATTCCCAGGGGCCCTGCACGCCCCAGCCTGAACATCCCCGCCGAGCCGCCCCAGACCGACGAGCGGCGGGTGACGCTCGAGTACAACGCCCAGCCCAGCCTGCTCATAGGCTTCCACAAACCCACCTACCCCAACCGAGAGGCCTACGTGATGGACATGATTGACTCCATCCTGACCGAGGGGCGCACCAGCCGCCTGTTCCGCCGTCTGGTGATCCAGGAACAGGCCGCGCTGAACGTCAGTGCCAGCTCGGCCTCGCCGGGCTTCCGCTATCCCAACATGTTCACCATCTCGGCCCAGCCCCGCGCCCCCCGCACCACCGCGGATCTGGAGCGCCTCATCTACGAGGAGCTGGAGCGCCTCAAAAATGAGCCCGTAACCCCGCAGGAGCTGCAAAAGGTGCGCAACCAGACCCGCGCCGCCTACCTGCGGGTACTCCAGGGTGGGCCTGGCCTGGCCCAGACGCTGGCCTTCTACGAGCTCTTCTTTGGCGGCTACCAGCGCATTTTTGAAGAAGAAGCCATTTACAACGCCATCACCGCCGAGGAAATTCAGCAAGCCGCCCGCAAATACTTCACACCCCAGAACCGTACTGTTGCCACCCTGGTCACTCGAGGAGGTAGCCGATGA
- a CDS encoding pitrilysin family protein has protein sequence MRALWIFFVALLASLALGQGVPADWPDPFKLQFQRLQPAVMQPTRVQLSNGLTVLLIEDRSLPFVTGRVYLRAGAIYEPADKVGMSGIFASVMRTGGAGNRSADQIDETLETLAASVSVSTDNLFTSVAFNTLTENLDAVLEIWADVLIRPRFAQERLELEKGRALEAIRRRNDQPTQIAVREFVRRINEGHPAGNVSSAASIQSITQADLLAFHQRFFKPNVAVLAITGDFNTQEMVARLERVLGGWPRGEVTLPTFAPPSPKPGIYFVQKETNQSVIYMGNPTVTAYAPGYSELDLVSRVLGDGFNSRLFVEVRTKRGLAYATGGAQSQGFGWPGFFYGASISRVEKTAEVIELMLAQFRDLRERPVSQEELELFRNNILNAEVFRFTSRQAVAERIARTQMLGLPADYYEQYVRQIQAATPADLQRVMQQYVRPEQFVIVVVGDRRQFDKPLSSLGNVIEVPLE, from the coding sequence ATGAGAGCCCTGTGGATCTTCTTTGTGGCCCTGCTGGCCTCGCTGGCCCTGGGCCAGGGCGTCCCTGCCGACTGGCCCGACCCTTTCAAGCTCCAGTTCCAGCGCTTGCAGCCTGCCGTCATGCAGCCCACCCGCGTGCAGCTTTCCAACGGCCTGACGGTACTGCTCATCGAAGACCGTAGCCTGCCCTTTGTGACCGGGCGGGTTTACCTGCGGGCCGGCGCCATTTACGAGCCCGCCGACAAGGTGGGCATGAGCGGCATCTTCGCCAGTGTGATGCGAACCGGCGGCGCGGGCAATCGCAGCGCCGACCAGATTGACGAAACCCTGGAAACCCTGGCCGCCTCGGTGAGCGTCAGCACCGACAACCTTTTTACCTCGGTGGCCTTCAATACCCTGACCGAAAACCTGGATGCGGTGCTGGAAATTTGGGCCGATGTGCTGATCCGGCCCCGCTTCGCCCAGGAGCGGCTCGAGCTGGAAAAAGGCCGGGCCCTGGAGGCCATCCGCCGCCGCAACGACCAGCCCACCCAGATTGCCGTGCGTGAGTTTGTGCGGCGCATCAACGAAGGCCACCCTGCCGGTAACGTCAGCAGCGCAGCCTCGATTCAGTCCATCACTCAGGCCGACCTGCTGGCCTTCCACCAGCGCTTTTTCAAGCCCAATGTGGCGGTGCTGGCCATTACCGGCGACTTCAATACCCAGGAGATGGTGGCCCGCCTCGAGCGCGTGCTGGGTGGCTGGCCGCGCGGGGAAGTTACCCTCCCCACCTTTGCCCCACCCAGCCCCAAGCCGGGCATCTACTTCGTGCAGAAGGAGACCAACCAGAGCGTCATCTACATGGGCAACCCCACCGTGACCGCCTATGCACCGGGCTACAGTGAGCTTGACCTGGTTAGCCGGGTGCTGGGCGATGGCTTCAACAGCCGCTTGTTTGTGGAGGTACGCACCAAACGGGGCTTGGCCTACGCCACAGGTGGGGCCCAGTCGCAGGGGTTTGGCTGGCCGGGCTTTTTCTATGGGGCTTCTATCTCCAGGGTCGAAAAAACCGCCGAGGTTATCGAGCTGATGCTCGCACAGTTCCGCGACCTGCGCGAGCGCCCGGTTTCGCAGGAGGAGCTCGAGCTCTTCCGCAACAACATCCTCAACGCCGAGGTCTTCCGCTTTACCTCGCGTCAGGCCGTGGCCGAGCGCATCGCCCGCACCCAGATGCTGGGGCTGCCCGCCGACTACTACGAACAGTACGTGCGCCAGATTCAGGCCGCCACCCCCGCCGATTTGCAGCGGGTTATGCAGCAGTACGTGCGCCCGGAGCAGTTTGTGATTGTGGTGGTGGGCGACCGGCGCCAGTTCGACAAGCCGCTCTCGAGCCTCGGCAACGTGATTGAGGTGCCGCTCGAGTAG
- a CDS encoding ABC transporter ATP-binding protein, with amino-acid sequence MTAAAVEMQQYSVRFGEFQALQEVNLSVPEGAFVAIVGPNGAGKSTLLKALLGLERDSLRDGPTQVSGTVRVMGLPPRQVPPGWVGYVPQVKGFDRSFPALALEVVVSGLRRRWPFIISAQERKKAEAMLDKVGALALASRRLGRLSGGELQRVYLARSLIREPRLLLLDEPATGVDVVGEADLYRHLEAYQAERGATVLMITHDWEAAQHHASAVLVLNRRVVGYGPPEQVLCHECLSQAFGHVGHGHNLVMGGRP; translated from the coding sequence ATGACCGCAGCAGCGGTGGAGATGCAACAGTATTCGGTGCGTTTTGGGGAGTTCCAGGCGCTGCAAGAGGTAAACCTGAGCGTGCCTGAGGGGGCTTTCGTGGCCATTGTGGGGCCCAACGGGGCCGGCAAGAGCACCCTGCTGAAGGCTTTGCTGGGCCTCGAGCGGGATTCGTTGCGGGATGGGCCAACCCAGGTTTCGGGCACGGTGCGGGTGATGGGTCTGCCGCCCCGGCAGGTACCCCCCGGCTGGGTGGGGTATGTGCCGCAGGTCAAGGGCTTCGACCGCAGTTTTCCTGCCCTGGCCCTGGAAGTGGTGGTGTCGGGTTTGCGCCGCCGCTGGCCCTTTATCATCAGCGCCCAGGAACGCAAAAAGGCCGAGGCCATGCTGGATAAGGTGGGGGCACTGGCCCTGGCCAGCCGTCGGCTGGGCCGCCTCTCGGGCGGGGAGCTTCAGCGGGTCTATTTGGCCCGGAGCCTGATACGAGAGCCCCGGCTGCTTTTACTGGACGAGCCCGCTACGGGTGTGGACGTGGTGGGGGAGGCCGACCTGTACCGGCACCTCGAGGCCTACCAGGCCGAGCGCGGGGCCACCGTGCTCATGATTACCCACGACTGGGAAGCCGCCCAGCACCATGCCTCGGCGGTGCTGGTGCTGAACCGGCGGGTGGTGGGCTATGGCCCCCCCGAGCAGGTGCTCTGCCACGAGTGCCTGAGCCAGGCTTTCGGGCATGTGGGCCACGGACACAACCTGGTAATGGGGGGTCGCCCATGA
- a CDS encoding metal ABC transporter permease yields MMEALQLPFLQRALLAGLLVGGLASYLGVMVVQRRLSFLGDGLAHAAFAGVALGLLLREEPLWVAIPFAVGVSLAITWVRERSSLGDDTAIGIFFAVSVALGVLFMSLRQGFAPDAVAYLFGSILTVTQTDLWVMGLIALGVALLAPVWSHWAYATFDRELALADRQPVLLYDYLLAGLIALVVVVSVKVVGIVLIAAFIVIPAATARLLSRTFSAMTVISVVIGVFSVIPGLAAAYLFDVPAGSAIVLVQALLFALALTLRR; encoded by the coding sequence ATGATGGAGGCGCTGCAGCTGCCGTTCTTGCAGCGGGCCCTGCTGGCGGGCCTGCTGGTAGGGGGGCTGGCCAGCTACCTGGGCGTGATGGTGGTACAGCGCCGACTTTCGTTCCTGGGCGATGGGCTGGCCCATGCGGCCTTTGCGGGGGTAGCCCTGGGGCTGCTTCTGCGCGAGGAGCCGCTCTGGGTGGCCATTCCCTTTGCGGTGGGGGTTTCGCTGGCCATCACCTGGGTACGCGAACGCAGCAGCCTGGGCGACGATACCGCCATCGGGATCTTCTTTGCGGTCTCGGTCGCGCTGGGGGTGCTGTTCATGTCGCTGCGCCAGGGCTTCGCGCCCGACGCCGTGGCCTACCTGTTTGGCTCCATTCTGACCGTGACCCAGACCGATTTGTGGGTGATGGGCCTGATTGCCCTGGGGGTTGCCCTCCTGGCCCCGGTCTGGAGCCACTGGGCCTATGCCACCTTCGACCGCGAACTGGCCCTGGCCGACCGACAGCCGGTGCTGCTCTACGACTACCTGCTCGCAGGGCTCATTGCCCTGGTGGTGGTGGTCTCGGTCAAGGTGGTGGGTATTGTCCTGATTGCTGCATTCATCGTAATTCCCGCCGCTACCGCCCGCCTGCTCAGCCGAACTTTTTCGGCCATGACGGTTATATCGGTTGTGATTGGGGTTTTTTCGGTCATTCCGGGGTTGGCGGCTGCTTATCTGTTCGATGTCCCGGCCGGTAGTGCGATTGTGCTGGTGCAGGCTTTGTTGTTTGCGTTGGCGCTGACCTTGCGCCGATGA
- a CDS encoding Rrf2 family transcriptional regulator: MWVSTKAQYGLRALVEIGLRQPEAVPLKDVADVQGISQHYLEQIAAQLRRSGFIRSVRGAKGGYKLGRPVERITALEVVEALEGSLAPVTCLEDPQSCWQTGHCSTEILWKKVDDAMRGVLQQTTLKDLIEERKQIEARKLVQLEPAPPVAYSQ, encoded by the coding sequence ATGTGGGTCTCAACCAAAGCACAGTACGGGTTAAGGGCCCTGGTAGAGATCGGCCTGCGTCAGCCAGAGGCAGTGCCCCTCAAGGACGTCGCGGATGTGCAGGGGATTAGCCAGCACTACCTGGAGCAAATAGCCGCCCAACTGCGGCGCTCCGGCTTCATCCGCAGCGTGCGGGGGGCCAAGGGGGGCTACAAGCTGGGCCGTCCGGTGGAGCGCATCACCGCTTTGGAGGTGGTGGAGGCTTTGGAAGGCAGCCTGGCACCCGTGACCTGCCTCGAGGATCCCCAGTCCTGCTGGCAGACCGGCCACTGCTCCACCGAAATTTTGTGGAAAAAGGTGGACGATGCCATGCGGGGGGTGTTGCAACAGACCACCCTGAAGGATTTGATCGAGGAACGCAAGCAGATAGAGGCCCGCAAGCTGGTGCAGCTCGAGCCTGCGCCGCCAGTAGCCTATAGCCAATAG
- a CDS encoding cysteine desulfurase family protein, translated as MVYLDYAATTPLDPEVKAAVQEVLAVYGNPSSVHQAGRRARQLLEEGRERVARALGCKPRELILTSGGTEADALAVYGVALARGRGHLVSTQLEHSAVLSALKNLERLGFETTLLKPDHTGLIHPEQVAEALRPDTLLVSLMTVNNEIGTVYPVRAVAELCQARGVLFHTDAVQAFGTVPSRVEDLGADLISIAAHKFYGPKGVGALYVRKGLELFPLMPGKQEQGYRGGTENLPAVYGMGLAAEKAVALLSQETQKLLRLRERLESQLLAIPGVELNGHPTLRSPKHVNVTARGADGEGLLLNLDLLGVAASSGSACASGSLEPSHVLLAIGRSKEEARASVRFSLGRFTTEEEVDTAAAAFAEAVGRSRVA; from the coding sequence ATGGTTTACCTGGACTACGCCGCCACCACCCCGCTCGACCCCGAGGTGAAGGCCGCCGTGCAGGAGGTGCTGGCGGTTTACGGCAACCCCAGCTCGGTGCATCAGGCAGGCCGCCGGGCGCGGCAACTGCTGGAGGAGGGCCGGGAGCGCGTGGCCCGGGCGCTGGGGTGCAAGCCCCGCGAGCTGATTTTGACCAGCGGTGGCACCGAGGCCGATGCGCTGGCAGTTTATGGGGTGGCACTGGCTCGAGGTCGGGGTCACCTGGTGAGCACGCAGCTCGAGCACTCTGCTGTCCTGAGCGCTTTGAAGAACCTCGAGCGCCTGGGTTTCGAAACCACCCTGCTAAAGCCCGACCACACCGGCCTGATTCACCCCGAGCAGGTGGCCGAAGCGCTGCGCCCCGATACCCTGCTGGTCTCGCTCATGACCGTCAACAACGAAATCGGCACCGTGTATCCGGTCAGGGCGGTGGCCGAGCTCTGCCAGGCCAGGGGCGTGCTGTTTCATACCGACGCCGTACAGGCCTTTGGTACGGTGCCCAGCCGGGTGGAAGACCTGGGGGCCGACCTGATTTCCATTGCCGCCCACAAGTTCTACGGCCCCAAAGGGGTGGGGGCGCTCTACGTGCGGAAGGGCCTTGAACTGTTCCCCCTGATGCCCGGCAAACAGGAGCAGGGCTACCGGGGAGGCACCGAGAACCTGCCGGCGGTGTACGGGATGGGGCTGGCCGCCGAGAAGGCGGTGGCCCTATTGAGCCAGGAGACGCAGAAGCTGCTGCGCCTTCGGGAGCGCCTGGAATCGCAGCTACTAGCCATCCCAGGGGTCGAGCTCAACGGCCATCCCACGCTGCGCAGCCCCAAGCACGTCAACGTGACGGCCAGAGGGGCCGATGGCGAAGGGCTCTTGCTGAACCTGGATCTGCTGGGCGTGGCGGCTTCATCGGGCTCGGCCTGCGCTAGCGGGAGCCTCGAGCCCTCGCACGTACTCCTGGCCATCGGGCGGAGCAAGGAGGAGGCCAGGGCATCGGTGCGGTTCAGCCTGGGGCGCTTCACCACCGAAGAGGAAGTGGACACAGCCGCCGCCGCTTTTGCCGAGGCCGTGGGGCGCTCGAGGGTGGCCTAG
- a CDS encoding long-chain fatty acid--CoA ligase, with protein sequence MTRPWLNHYDKGIPADIQFPEVPLWKLLADTAQKYPDHVALEFMGSVMGYRTLWESVLKFAGALQAQGVQPGDRVAIMLPNCPQFVIAFYGTLVAGGVCVNVNPLYTPRELRHQLSDAGAETLVILDLLWPRYAEIEQDVPVKRVFTTGIQDYLPFPKNLLFPLKARREKRWVNLPQHPKRHDFKKSLKAATPIAQPYPAKPDELALLQYTGGTTGVSKGAMLSHRNLVANTYQSMAWGGEEVKSMEGKGVMLGAIPFFHVYGMTVAMNYGIAAGYKIVLLPRPEVKPCIEAIEKHGVTHFPGVPTLYIGFNNFPGIEKRKVGTVKVCISGSAALPVEVTKKFEQLTGGKLVEGYGLTEAAPCTHCNPLTGERKIGSIGLPMPGIDAKVLDENLREVPVGEVGELAVRGPNVMLGYWQRPEETNKTIKIDWLLTGDMARMDEDGYFYIVDRKKDMIIAGGYNIYPREVEEVLFAHPGVAEAAVVGLPDEYRGETVAAFVVPKPGVTLTKEELDKHCRDNLAAYKVPRIYEFRTELPKSAVGKVLRRELREAVLKERQKVGS encoded by the coding sequence ATGACCAGACCCTGGCTCAACCACTACGACAAAGGCATCCCGGCGGATATTCAGTTCCCCGAGGTGCCCCTGTGGAAACTGCTGGCCGACACCGCCCAAAAATACCCCGATCATGTGGCCCTCGAGTTCATGGGGAGCGTGATGGGCTACCGCACCCTTTGGGAGTCGGTGCTCAAGTTTGCGGGGGCCCTCCAGGCCCAGGGGGTGCAGCCGGGCGACCGCGTGGCCATCATGCTGCCCAATTGCCCGCAGTTTGTGATCGCCTTTTACGGAACCCTGGTCGCGGGCGGGGTGTGTGTGAACGTGAACCCCCTGTACACCCCCCGCGAACTCAGGCACCAGCTTTCCGACGCCGGGGCCGAGACCCTGGTCATCCTGGACTTGCTCTGGCCCCGCTATGCCGAGATCGAGCAGGATGTACCGGTAAAGCGGGTGTTCACCACCGGCATTCAAGACTATCTGCCCTTCCCCAAAAACCTGCTCTTCCCCCTCAAAGCCCGCCGGGAAAAGCGCTGGGTCAACCTGCCGCAGCACCCCAAACGCCACGACTTCAAAAAATCGCTCAAAGCAGCCACCCCTATTGCCCAGCCCTACCCCGCCAAGCCCGATGAACTTGCCCTCCTGCAGTACACCGGCGGCACCACCGGCGTTTCTAAGGGGGCCATGCTCTCGCACCGCAACCTGGTCGCCAACACCTACCAGAGCATGGCCTGGGGCGGCGAAGAGGTCAAAAGCATGGAAGGCAAAGGAGTCATGCTGGGCGCGATTCCCTTTTTCCACGTCTACGGCATGACCGTGGCCATGAACTATGGCATTGCTGCAGGGTACAAGATTGTGCTGCTGCCCCGCCCCGAGGTCAAACCCTGCATCGAGGCCATCGAAAAGCACGGCGTGACCCACTTCCCTGGAGTGCCCACCCTTTACATCGGTTTCAACAATTTCCCCGGCATCGAAAAACGCAAGGTTGGAACGGTTAAGGTTTGTATCTCCGGCTCGGCGGCGCTGCCCGTTGAAGTCACCAAAAAATTCGAGCAACTCACCGGCGGCAAGCTGGTCGAAGGCTATGGCCTGACTGAAGCCGCTCCCTGCACCCACTGCAACCCCCTCACCGGTGAGCGCAAGATTGGCAGCATTGGGCTGCCCATGCCCGGTATTGATGCCAAGGTGCTGGACGAAAACCTGCGCGAGGTGCCGGTAGGCGAGGTGGGGGAGCTGGCCGTTCGCGGCCCCAACGTAATGCTGGGCTACTGGCAGCGCCCCGAGGAAACCAACAAAACCATCAAGATTGACTGGCTCCTCACCGGCGATATGGCCCGTATGGATGAGGACGGCTACTTCTACATTGTGGATCGCAAAAAGGACATGATCATTGCAGGCGGTTACAACATCTACCCCCGCGAGGTGGAGGAAGTGCTCTTTGCCCACCCTGGCGTGGCCGAGGCGGCGGTGGTGGGCCTGCCCGACGAGTACCGGGGCGAGACGGTGGCGGCCTTTGTGGTGCCCAAACCCGGCGTAACCCTAACCAAAGAAGAGCTGGACAAACATTGCCGCGACAACCTGGCCGCCTATAAGGTGCCGCGCATCTACGAGTTCCGCACCGAGCTGCCCAAGAGCGCAGTGGGCAAGGTGCTCAGGCGAGAGTTGCGGGAGGCGGTGCTCAAGGAGCGGCAAAAGGTGGGGAGCTAG